One window from the genome of Chrysemys picta bellii isolate R12L10 chromosome 15, ASM1138683v2, whole genome shotgun sequence encodes:
- the GLTP gene encoding glycolipid transfer protein isoform X2: MQTSLLLSSEDKAIEGWKVRFLDKGKRSNWDMYCLGTPIVYSPVKADLAGNIKKIRAVYESNPTKFKTLKNILEVEKEMYGPEWPKTGATLALMWLKRGLKFIQVLLQSLSDGERDEENPNLIRVNALKAYEIALKKYHGWMLQKLFSGSVYALPYKSDLLKALEKGKEVNEEETLEKIHQFLAKATPVLDAIYDMYTKMNAELNYKA; the protein is encoded by the exons ATGCAAACATCCCTCCTTTTGAGCAGTGAGGACAAGGCCATAGAGGGCTGGAAAGTCAGATTCCTCGACAAAGGAAAGCGTTCAAACTGGGACATGT attGCCTTGGGACACCAATAGTGTATTCGCCAGTCAAAGCAGATCTAGCTGGAAATATCAAG AAAATCCGAGCAGTTTATGAATCCAATCCTACCAAGTTCAAAACGCTAAAGAACATTTTGGAAGTGGAGAAGGAAATGTATGGACCAGAGTGGCCGAAAACTGGTGCGACACTGGCACTAATGTGGCTAAAAAG GGGCCTGAAGTTCATTCAAGTTCTCCTGCAGAGCCTTTCGGATGGCGAGAGGGATGAGGAAAACCCGAACCTCATCCGAGTCAATGCACTGAAAGCCTATGAAATAGCCCTGAAGAAATATCATGGCTGGATGCTGCAGAAGCTCTTTTCA GGATCCGTCTATGCTCTTCCATACAAGTCGGATTTACTGAAGGCTCttgagaaaggaaaagaagtgAACGAGGAGGAGACTTTAGAGAAGATCCACCAGTTCCTAGCAAAAGCCACTCCTGTGCTGGATGCGATTTACGATATGTACACAAAAATGAATGCAGAACTGAACTACAAAGCTTAA
- the GLTP gene encoding glycolipid transfer protein isoform X1 has translation MALLLEHEFRVVPADREIETGPFLDAVAHLPPFFDCLGTPIVYSPVKADLAGNIKKIRAVYESNPTKFKTLKNILEVEKEMYGPEWPKTGATLALMWLKRGLKFIQVLLQSLSDGERDEENPNLIRVNALKAYEIALKKYHGWMLQKLFSGSVYALPYKSDLLKALEKGKEVNEEETLEKIHQFLAKATPVLDAIYDMYTKMNAELNYKA, from the exons ATGGCGCTGCTGCTGGAGCACGAGTTCCGGGTGGTGCCGGCGGACCGGGAGATCGAGACCGGCCCCTTCCTGGACGCCGTGGCGCATCTGCCGCCCTTCTtcg attGCCTTGGGACACCAATAGTGTATTCGCCAGTCAAAGCAGATCTAGCTGGAAATATCAAG AAAATCCGAGCAGTTTATGAATCCAATCCTACCAAGTTCAAAACGCTAAAGAACATTTTGGAAGTGGAGAAGGAAATGTATGGACCAGAGTGGCCGAAAACTGGTGCGACACTGGCACTAATGTGGCTAAAAAG GGGCCTGAAGTTCATTCAAGTTCTCCTGCAGAGCCTTTCGGATGGCGAGAGGGATGAGGAAAACCCGAACCTCATCCGAGTCAATGCACTGAAAGCCTATGAAATAGCCCTGAAGAAATATCATGGCTGGATGCTGCAGAAGCTCTTTTCA GGATCCGTCTATGCTCTTCCATACAAGTCGGATTTACTGAAGGCTCttgagaaaggaaaagaagtgAACGAGGAGGAGACTTTAGAGAAGATCCACCAGTTCCTAGCAAAAGCCACTCCTGTGCTGGATGCGATTTACGATATGTACACAAAAATGAATGCAGAACTGAACTACAAAGCTTAA
- the TCHP gene encoding trichoplein keratin filament-binding protein: MALPTLPACWPSRSRALEKQIVRQRDQEARWRQQWERNSRYFKQSGVCSSKQSQWSSRRSYQQSMNAYHCEKMKEEKKISLEHRREQLRKLLYEERELLTAELRELRLNEESELNKIRERSEDLKSAREERRKKVAEELLYEHWKKNNTKLREIESELHKKHVIDVWGDQLTEKKQQEATEREEKRRYENEYELARREALERMKQEEEKRRLEEKKLAEVLLQQMEELKFREMEATKLKKEQENLLKQQWELEELEEERKQMEACRKKLELGRFLRHQYNAQLKRRAQQIQQELEMDRQILLALLEKEDEDQRLHSARRERAAADAAWMKHVIEEQLHLEKAREAELETIFREEAKQVWEKREEEWERERKARDRLMNEVLAGRLCQIQEKMELNRHAQEECVKYREQLIRELEEAKELTRREREEEEELKTARKQELESQLTERRRQEQEELQRQKEEEEEARLAEQHCEELVRQEAKRMTERGYPSKPRGRPKTAWT, translated from the exons ATGGCGTTGCCTACGCTGCCCGCCTGCTGGCCCAGCCGGAGCAGAGCGCTGGAGAAGCAGATCGTGCGGCAGCGCGACCAGGAGGCCCGTTGGCGGCAGCAATGGGAGCGGAACAGCCGCTATTTCAAACAGTCCGGGGTCTGCAGCTCCAAACAGAGCCAGTGGAGCTCGCGCCGCTCCTATCAGCAGAG CATGAATGCATATCACTGTGAGaaaatgaaagaggaaaaaaaaatcagcttggaGCATAGACGAGAACAACTTAGGAAACTTTTGTATGAGGAGCGAGAATTGCTAACAGCTGAACTCAGGGAGCTGAGACTGAACGAGGAGTCCGAGCTGAACAAGATCAGAGAGAGAAGTGAAGATTTGAAATCTGCTAGAGAAGAGCGTCGGAAAAAG GTTGCTGAAGAGCTGCTGTATGAACACTGGAAGAAGAACAATACCAAACTCCGAGAG ATTGAGTCAGAGCTCCACAAGAAGCATGTGATAGACGTTTGGGGCGATCAGCTCACAGAAAAGAAGCAG CAAGAAGCAactgaaagagaagaaaaaagacGGTATGAAAATGAATATGAACTTGCCCGAAGGGAGGCACTGGAAAGAATGAAACAAGAGGAAGAAAAGAGGCGGCTGGAAGAGAAGAAACTAGCTGAGGTGTTACTGCAACAAATGGAAGAACTGAAGTTCCGGGAGATGGAG GCAACAAAACTGAAGAAAGAGCAAGAGAATTTACTAAAAcagcaatgggagctggaggagcTGGAAGAAGAGAGGAAGCAAATGGAAGCATGCAGGAAAAAGTTGGAGCTTGG tCGCTTTTTGAGACATCAGTATAATGCCCAACTAAAGAGACGTGCACAGCAGATACAACAGGAGCTG GAGATGGACAGGCAAATACTATTAGCCCTTCTAGAGAAGGAAGATGAGGATCAACGCCTCCACTCTGCTAGACGGGAGCGGGCTGCTGCAGATGCTGCCTGGATGAAGCATGTAATTGAGGAGCAGCTCCACTTAGAAAAGGCACGAGAGGCAGAACTGGAGACCATTTTTAG gGAAGAAGCTAAACAAGTGtgggaaaaaagagaagaagaatgggagagagagaggaaggccaGAGACAGACTGATGAATGAG GTCCTTGCAGGCAGACTGTGTCAGATCCAAGAGAAGATGGAGCTAAATCGACATGCCCAGGAGGAATGTGTAAAATACCGGGAACAACTGATTAGAGAGCTTGAGGAGGCAAAAGAGCTAACTCGtcgagagagagaggaagaagaggaactAAAAACCGCTCGCAAACAAGAGCTGGAGTCCCAG CTTACAGAGCGTCGCCGGCAAGAGCAGGAAGAGTTACAGCgccagaaagaggaggaggaggaagcaaggCTGGCAGAGCAGCACTGTGAGGAGTTAGTGCGGCAAGAGGCCAAGCGCATGACTGAGCGGGGCTATCCCAGTAAG CCCCGTGGTCGTCCAAAAACAGCTTGGACCTGA